TAGCTTCCAATCCATTCAGGATGCATTACTTCATATAACTGGAAGGATCAGGGATGTCATCCTTCCCAAGCCACACCCCAGTGGAGGCATGCCTCCATACCCACCTGTTGGAAACATCCCAGTTCACCAATCAAGACAAGAACCACCTCTGCCGCACCTACATCCCAGTGGGGGTATGCCTCCATACCCTATGCATTCTTTCAGACCTGATGCTCCTATGGGCCACTTTGAAACGGGTGATCATCGGCCACCTCCTGTACATTCGATGGAATATATGGGTGCTGATAGGATGCCATACTCATATGGTGGTGAACAAGGAGGACCTCGCCCTTTTCTAGAACAGCCTTCACCAAGAACCTGGCCTCCTGAGGTAAGCTGCATGCATTTATTTTTAGACGAATCTTTAAGGTGGGAGATTATAGGGAACTGGTGTTTACCACTTCTTTTAGCTGTGGTGTTCACAAATGTCTTCTTTATGAGTTTTTGACATGTGCAGCCTAATTTGGAACAGCTATTGTCAGAGTTTTTAGAATTCTGTACTAGGCTGTTACCATTCTCACATAGCATTTCGTTCCAATTTAGGGGCTCTAGTGGTTGAATTGCTTAGAATTAAGTCCGTTTTCCTGGACAGGCACCGAGGACAAACAGTGAAGCTCCCAGAAACATGCTTGATGCAGTGCCAGCCACAGATTTGAGAAAGGGACCAGTGGCATGGTAAGCTAACTGCCAAGTGTTCTTTTCAAGTTTGACGCTTCTCTTTTGGATTATAGTTCTTATAAACTTTCTTCTAAAAGTTAGGGTTTCTATCCTAAAGACTGACTGTTTGTCTGTTTTACTTCACCAGTGAAAACCAAGTGGCTACACCAACAGGTACTACAACTGAAGTTGTTATTCCTTGCAAGTATATAGACTTTGTTTGTGGAAACAGTGGCAGTGAAATTGAAGAAATAAGAAAGGTACATAGTCTTGTTTTTTATTTATCTAACATACATCAAGGATaggacttcccgattaggataggactacatcaagggtcagctttgagcccttatttgtttgctttagtgatggatgaggtcacaagggacatacaaggggacatcccttggtgtatgcttttcgcggacgatgtagtgctagttgatgaaagccggacaggagtgaatcagaaactggagttatggcgggagactttggagtccaaatgttttagacttagtagaactaaaactgagtatatgagatgtgacttcggcattactactcgggaggaggaagatgttagtttggaatgtcaagtagtgcctagaaaggatacctttcgatatttaggatcaatgctacaaaggggcggggatattgatgaagatgttagccatagaatcaaagcagggtggatgaagtggcggcaagcgtctggtgtcctatgtgacaaaagggtaccacagaagctaaaaggcaagttttataggacggcgattagacctgctatgttgtatggtgcagaatgttggcctacgaaaagacgacatattcaacagctaagtgtcgcggaaatgcgtatgttgcgttggatttgcggtcatacaagaagggatcgagttcggaacgatgatatacgtgagagattaggggtagcgccaattgaagaaaaacttgtccaacaccggttgagatggtttggacatgtgcaacggagacctccagatgcaccggtgcgtagtggaatcctaagtcaggatagtaacgtgaagagaggcagaggaagaccgaagttgacttgggtagaggcaataaaaggagacttgaaaggatagaatatacccaaagacttagccttagataggagtgcttggaagacagctattcacgtgcctgaaccttgattgcttctgttgggtttcaactctagcctaccccaacttgtttgggacttaaaggctttgttgttgttgttgtaacatACAGTTAAtctatgaagggcgggcctggtgtaagcggtagagtcttaccgtctgtgaccagaaggtcccgggttcgagtcgcggtctcctcgcattgcatagacgagggtaaggcttgccactgacacccttccccagaccccgcacagagcgggagctctctgcactggataCGCCCTTTACATCCATTTAATCTATGCCCGTCTCTTGTTGCCTTGTGCTCATCAAGGCAACCAGGATATGCCGCACAGCTTTTAACTTTATCATCGAGTTAAAGAGGGTCTCCATGTCAGTTTGTCCTTTCGCTAGAATGTAGTCCATGCACACTTGGTCATATTTATTTGTAGGATCGTACTAGTTCAATTTTGATAATATTGTAATCACGTTGTAAATTTTTAGTTCGTTTTGGAGTATCCAAAGTCCTAAAGCTCTTTGGTAATGTTTATCTTCCAGATGTCAGGTGCTTCAATTACAGTTCATGATCCGAAACCTGGTGACACAAGCTCAATAATTGTTATATGCGGGGATCCCGAACAAACAAAGAAGGCACAGAGCCTGATTCATGCCTTCATCTTCTGTGGCCTGTATGATTGATACTATGCAATACCATCATTTGTTTTTGATTCTTGAATTTTATTAGAGCAGTTCCATGGGCAGAATTTGGCCCCTGATTGGATGTACATGTACCATTGGTACCAAGGTGGATGTAGGTAAAGCTGATGCATGCCTTGTAAAAACAACATCGATGTACATTTCTGTAGTATTGTGTTTTAGTTTCGGGGAATGACCATGGAATGTGGTGGGTTGGTTGCACCTATGTGGAATGTTTCACCCCATGCCATCATTGGTAGTAGAGAAAAATTTCACGATTTCATCTCTTGTTTGGGAGGCAGCTCTCTATGTGATTGGGATATGTAATTTCCAGGCAATGCCATCTGTCGACTGTGGTCACAGTTCCTGCTGCTTCGTGCTGGCACAACTTGACTTGTCGAGACATAGACGACCAGAGTCAACCACCCCTTGAGATCCAACATTATTGATTATGGTCGTACGCTGTATGGCATTAGTTTTCCTACGTAACTCCTTACGTACCAGCACCAGTGCAAGACGTGCCAGTGCAAATGGACAGTGTAATTGCCATTGAGCTGGAGGGGTCCAGTGGACCAGATCAGATTAGTGAAGCCCATGAATAGATGCCAGTACACGTGATTAGCCGGCCGATTTGTACCCTAGGAAATCTCGAAGAGGGAGCATCAGAGTATATGCATTGATCCAAACAAAGATGTATGCTACCTTGAGCCTTCAGCCCAGAATGAGCCACAGATCCTATGGCTGCCTTGAGCCAATGAGCCACAGTCCACAGATCCTCTGGCTCTGCCCTCTGCGAGACCGTCTCCAACAACAACactcaaaatacaagactcattcgaCATTTGGGTAGCGCTATAGGTAAAGAGTTCAATACTCATTCggtatcttctccaacaacaagaccaaaaaaagaatcatttctgcaaatagGTTTTCAGGAGAGGGGATGCTCCTAAAATGAGTCTCCCGTAtatgtactctgttggaggctgattttatATTTCTTGCTACTTATTTTAGGTTTAGGTACCCATATAGGTTACTTGTCGGAGGCAGTCGGAAGGCATAATGCCTGCAGGCTGGAGCTGACACCTCGTCCCTAGACAGCAGGACAGGAACAGTTGAGAGTCTTATGGACTTGGTCCCTAGACAGGAGGACAGCAGGACAGGAACAGTTGTAAATCTGCATATCGCTTATGGACTTGGTCCAAAAAAACCTGCGAGTCTTCCCAAGGAAGTTCTTGGCAGTTGCAAGCCTGACATTTGTAGCATATCTTGCTCATATGCTTTCGGTTCCATCAACCACAACAAATTCCCATCCCATGCGTGCATGCTTTGGACAAGGATGTCAACGAACCAAGTCGTCTCGTCACCGGCTTTGCGTCATGCGTGAACTGTACTAGTAGCATCTTGCGCTTTTAAGCATAGTAGTTAGCTACCAGTTGCGGCTGGGTAGCGCGGTATGGAACAAGGGTGACGCAGTGAAGTGCGCCTCTTTTGGGGAAGATACAGAATACCCTTCAAATGAGCAATTTATTACTCTCTTTTCCCATCAAACTTTGATCTGATCCAAGTGGCTGCACTACACTATTGTTTTACTGACAGGTTCTCTGTCTTGACCTAGTGCAGTGAAGTTCTTCCTTTGCATAGAAGCAACCACCTTCCTGAAAACGTCAGCCCTCTCGCGTTCATGGATTTTGCATGACCTCTTGTAAGGTAGCAGGTATATGTGCCATCGTCACAGCTTCATTCCAACAGGCTGTGCCAGGCAGGAAACCGAAACTAACAGCCATGCtttacaccctgttcgcttgatcgtattagCCATgctacattgtttttctctcacaaccaaaacagcatcagccggccacagaaacgatcaagcgaacagggtgctgGTTTCTGCCTCGGGGTTAGCTTAACTGCAAAATGTCTATGCCACGGAAGTGCAGGAATATGGGGAAATGGGAAATGCATGCATTTTTGTTCATTATTTAGGTTGAACTGCACATGTCTCTTGGCTGTCAACCAAGACGCTAGGGAAATGACCGAGCAGTTCATCATTTTGACATTTGAAACCTAGGGTCAGTAATGACTGGTTCCtgcattatcatgaagaactgaGAACTGAAGAAGAACAAAAAATGGGGGCAAAAGAGTCTTATCGTCACAGCTTCATTCCAACAGGCTGTGCCAGGCAGGAAACCGAAACTAACAGCCATGCTTTACACCCTGATCGCTTGATCGTATTAGCCatgctacagtatttttctctcacaacaaaacagcatcagccagccacagaaatgatcaagcgaacagggtgctgGTTTCTGCCTCGGGGTAGCTTAACTGCAAAATGTCTATGCCACGGAAGTGCAGGAATATGGGGAAATGGGAAATGCATGCATTTTCGTTCATTATTTAGGTTGAACTGCACATGTCTCTTGGCTGTCAACCAAGACGCTGGGGAAATGACCGAGCAGTTCATCATTTTGACATTTGAAACCTAGGGAGTAAGGACTGGTTCCtgcattatcatgaagaactgaGAACTGAAGAAGAACAAAAAATGGGGGCAAAAGAGTCTTGCATACGAGCATTTTCCTAGTTCCAGTAAATAACTGTTGCTCATGTTTTTTTACAAGTAAAATGACAATGGTCCCTTTCTTGTAGACAATATATATTGAGATTAACAAATACAACGAAAAGAATAGTTAGCTGTAAATGCGAGGAGTGTAGAAACTCAAATCCGGCTGTATCAGTCAGAAACTCGAACCCGGTCGTGTAAATTCCACCACAAGAAGATTAAGAAGTTTGAGCTACCGCTTTGTTTGCAATGTGTTTTTCAATACATACATTTTTTTAGGGTATTGTCCATATTCCATCTTTCAGCTTATTTAAGGATGAAATGGGCCCCGTCTCTAGAAAACCTTTACCGCGGTTCAACAATGTTTGGCACAAAAGGCTAATGCGACTCAGGCAGCAACCAACTAATCCATGGCCGACAATATACTCCAAACTATAAAGTCGTACGTTTCTAGATACACACTTTTTatttagatataatatatatcttGATGCGTAGTACAAACTATATGCACGTAAAAAAAGCTAACGACTTACAACGTGAATgaagtgagtatatatatatattaaaaacgaTAATGCTACCATTAAGACATCCAGAAGGCCGAACGTCTCGCTCTACCCGTGCTGCTCGCCTAAAAAACCAAATCCCCACGAAATTCCGTCTCCCCCATTCCACGCTCGTGCGTCACGGCTTCAGGGTGCCGCGCTTCCGCCTCCATCCCACGCCGCCCACCCACtcggcgcgccgccgccgcccgccatcCCCTGCGGTGCCCCCCATCCCCGCGACACCTACGTCTCCGTGGAAAGGAGGAATCCTCCGCGTGAGGTACGCTGCTAGCCGTCCCCACCGAATAGCTGCCGCCGAACCTGGTCGTCGGCGCCTCGCCCCTCGCCTCCAAGTCCATGCGCGTGCTCGGCCGAGACGAGTGTAGTGGTGCCTCCGTCCCCCACCGTGTTGCCGTGCTTCCTCCTTCGCCGCGCCTAGGCCAGGTGGCCAGGAGAGGGGGGGCGTCGTTGGCCAGACCTAGGCCCAAAGCGGCATTAATTATCTATTTTTTTAACCTCTTAGCTTGTAGTTATGGTTAAGTGGTGCACCCCCACCGTTGTGCTCTAGCTTCGCCTCTGCTAGTGTCCGGATGTAGCCATGCCctattaaaaaagaaaaaattgtCTGGTGGACATCCAAAGTGATAGTCGTCTTTGCTGGCGGACACTAAAATAATCAATTTCCTGAAGACACTCTGTTTTTTGCAAAATATGCTGAAACATTCATTTCTAACTTGGACAGAAATGAAATTTTAATAGGCCACAGTGTACGCCAGATATTTTTAAAAAACAGAGtgtgtttcaacaaatttgatttattttcagTGTCCGTCAGCAAACGATTGTCACTGTGGATGTACGCCGGACAATTTTCCCATTAAAAAAAGAGCAAAATCAAACCTCAAGAACGAACCGTTGGCTTTCTTTTCCAGACTGACCCAGCGGGCCATCCTGTTCCGCCCCCACATGTCAGTATAACGGTCAAAGCGCCGCACAGTGCCTTTCTTGGGAGCTTCCTATACTGCACTGGTCGCAACGGCTCCCCGATAAAAAGAGCAGAAAACCCGCGCGCACGCAGACTGTCACGCACTCACGCTCGCTCACACCGGAAGAGGGAGGAGGCCTGGCGTTGAGGACGGAGCAGGAGNNNNNNNNNNNNNNNNNNNNNNNNNNNNNNNNNNNNNNNNNNNNNNNNNNNNNNNNNNNNNNNNNNNNNNNNNNNNNNNNNNNNNNNNNNNNNNNNNNNNCATGAAATGGAGCCCCGTCTCCGATCCAGCAAGCCACGCGGTTGCCATTGCCATCAGCCTTGAATGAATTCTACAGCAGGTTTCCTTTGGGATTTTCCGCAAACCGGCCGATCCTTAAGGGGCGGAGGTCTACTCCGGCCTCGGCCGCCGTCGTGGCCTCCCCGTCCATGGCCATCTCGGCCAGGATCCTCCCGACGGCCGGTCCCATCTTGAAGCCATGGCCAGAGAACCCGGCGCCGACGACGACGTCCTTGCTGAACTCCCCGCCGAGGAAGTCGACCACGTAGTCGTCGTCGGGGGTGACGGAGTACATGCAGCACTGCCGGATGACCGGCCCGCCGGCGGTGTCGACGTGGCCCGGCATGACGGCGTCGATCCACCGCGCCACGGGCTCCACCAGGCCGCCGGCGGCCACGCCCACGCCAGTGGACCAGTCCCTGCCGTCCGGGTCGCAGGGCGGCCCGCCGTGCATGGCGACCTTGATCAGCCCCGGGAACTCCATCGACGGGGTGCCGTAGATGTAGGGGTCGCCGTAGCTGGCGAACGTCGGGAAGCCGGCCTCCGGGGTCAGCTCCTGCTCGTGCCCGGGCTTCACCTTCCAGTAGCAGATGAGCGTGTGCACCGGCTGCACGGGAAGTTCCAGGCCCGTCACCGTCTTGATCAGCTTGCTCGTCCAGGCGCCCACTGTCACTATGCATTTGGTGCCATGGAACTCCTCGCCGCTAGACGTCCTCACCAAGATTGTCCCCTCTCCTGATCGAGCATGATGAGAAGTATGTAAAGAATCAGAGCTCTAGTTAGTCCATGGATTTTGTTTTCATCACTTCGTATTATATGTTTTTTTATGACGTATATAAAGCAGAGAGAAAAGATAAACTGAATTATTGTGCCGTGCAAACAATAGTACTCGTGGATGGTTTGAGGCTAGAACTTTATTTCTTTATTAAAAAAACAATAGTGCTAACATTCCAGGGACTTGTTTGTTGGACTGTCGGTTGGTGTTGTATTGGCACAGGTTCCACAAACGATACTATGAAACAAAAGGAGTGCACTGAACGGGAATATCTGTTACAATAATTGGCAATCATGTGCCAAAAGATACGGTGCGGCAAGTTGTACAATTTCCAATTAAAAGGAAAGAGGGAAGGcgcaacaacatgtttaaattgcCTTTGCAAGTGATGATGGTACATTTTTTGTGATATGTTGCTACTTATAACAACGACGCATATGTTCTAGCTACAACTTTGTCAGTGATGTTATTTACTCCTTAGTCTGTACTCTTAATAAAATGATGTAAAAAGAGAATGGAGTTGCTTGATGGTAGACCAACATTGCAAAGGAGCGTATTGACCGACGTCAATGTGTGCATACTTATAGATCATTGAATCATGATGAGCACACGAAcaattttcaaaatttttgaaGCTTGCTTCTAGTTAAGGTTccaaatgaatttgcaaaaaatACAAGCTTATAtaaggcatatatatatatatatatatatatatatatatctataatagggagaggctattcagtagccggctacaaataagttattctgtagaccacctccatttactatttaattttatatactaatttaccataatgtcaatacatatttacgatagttgggttactataacacatagggatatttaccataacgttatattaaaccacttagtaaggagttactataatctcgtaaattaacatagtaattatcgtaactcaaagtggctacaaaataagttattctgtagccggctacaggacagtagttctatatatatatatatatatatatatatatatatatatatatatataatatatatatatatatatatatatatatatatatatataaaatgcaCCCGAAACACCCCTCGTCCAAATCCTTCGCGTCGACTTACTATTTTACATTGCGCATAGCACTTGAAACTATGCTAGCTCTTGAgtcttgactaaactcaatataTATGCTCCACGCTACGCAGATGATTAATTGGTTAGACGCGAAATGCATGCCAGAGCCATCCGTGACAGCAAAGGAACGTGTGAGCCTATAGGCAGATCGAGCTCACAAGTCACACCCAACTCGATCTTGCTTGCTTGCCACTTGCCAGTGACTCGTCAGAGCGTCACGGTCACTCACATGCAGGACAGCAGGAGGCGCGCGCATGGCGCATGCTTCCAAGAGAATTAATTAGTTTGGGTACGGTGGAGGAAGAAGACAGTGCACGAGACAAAACGCGCTCACCTTCACCTCGCTTGGAGCCGGTGACGACGTCCACCACCTCAGTCCTGTCCCTGAGGACGGCGCCGTTCTTGACGGCGAGCGCCTGGAACATGGCCACGGCCTTGGTGGCCTTCATGACCCCGCCCAGCTCGCTCGGCGCCGCCGTCCACCCGTCGGGGACCCTGAACACGCCCGCCCACGGCCAGGACGCCGCCGACGGCTCATCCCCGCCGGCTGCGGTGGCAAGGGCGACCTCGGTGGCGCCGCCGTTCCTGATGGCGGCGACGAGCGCCGGGTCGTCCCGCGGGCCCAGGTCGAGGTGCGGGGTGGGCGTGAGCACGGCGTACCCGGCGTCGGCCTGGGCCTCGTCCCAGAGGCGCCGCGACAGGCGCACCATGGGCGGGTAGTGCGCCTGCGGGTACGTGGCGCGGATGGTGCGCGACTCGCCGTGCGAGGAGCCCCGGTGGTGGAGCAGGTCGAACCGCTCCAGGAGCAGCACGCGCGCGCCGCGGGAGGACGCCGCGTACGCCGCGCAGCTGCCCATGATGCCCGCGCCCACCACGATCACGTCGAACCGGCCGTGGCCGCCCTCGCCGTTGGACGCCGCCATGGcgcttgcttgctggcttgctgctcccTCCTCGCTGTCGCTGCGCTCTTGAGTTTCTTATGAGGCGAGTAGACGACTGGCCGCTGTGCGAGGGAGTGTAGTGTTGTAGGACTAGACTTGGTGAGAGGGAGTGTAGTGTTGTAGGACTAGGCTTGGTGAGAGGGACAGCGCACGGAGGGACAAAGAAGCTTATCTTGTCTTGCTTACCAACAGGAGATCCCCATCTTCTAGTCGTGATGAGTTATTGGCTTTTCTAAAATCACATTGATCAAACATTACAAAAGGAAAATGAATGGTACAGACGACGAATTGATTAAAAACTCCTATCCAAAACTCAAGGCCGAACACGTAGGAGAATTTTTGTACTGACTGTCGTAAAAAAAAA
Above is a genomic segment from Miscanthus floridulus cultivar M001 chromosome 3, ASM1932011v1, whole genome shotgun sequence containing:
- the LOC136546532 gene encoding probable sarcosine oxidase, which encodes MAASNGEGGHGRFDVIVVGAGIMGSCAAYAASSRGARVLLLERFDLLHHRGSSHGESRTIRATYPQAHYPPMVRLSRRLWDEAQADAGYAVLTPTPHLDLGPRDDPALVAAIRNGGATEVALATAAGGDEPSAASWPWAGVFRVPDGWTAAPSELGGVMKATKAVAMFQALAVKNGAVLRDRTEVVDVVTGSKRGEGEGTILVRTSSGEEFHGTKCIVTVGAWTSKLIKTVTGLELPVQPVHTLICYWKVKPGHEQELTPEAGFPTFASYGDPYIYGTPSMEFPGLIKVAMHGGPPCDPDGRDWSTGVGVAAGGLVEPVARWIDAVMPGHVDTAGGPVIRQCCMYSVTPDDDYVVDFLGGEFSKDVVVGAGFSGHGFKMGPAVGRILAEMAMDGEATTAAEAGVDLRPLRIGRFAENPKGNLL